In Emys orbicularis isolate rEmyOrb1 chromosome 16, rEmyOrb1.hap1, whole genome shotgun sequence, a genomic segment contains:
- the TCN2 gene encoding LOW QUALITY PROTEIN: transcobalamin-2 (The sequence of the model RefSeq protein was modified relative to this genomic sequence to represent the inferred CDS: deleted 1 base in 1 codon) yields the protein MSWPSQSSSVHLPALLKPKQLTFPTQTEGGNQFGSSCPVEIPRGNSALIKCLNMELLRLSQDLSEELNPSVYVALRLSADHSLEKEAQYLQRLKNVFQPSASSSVAGGQQKQPNTGRLALYLLALRAACQDMETLVGRQLVTRLKYHLHKEKEQIAFKGNGRPITSYYQYSLGVLALCVHGKKIDTHVIQKLLNAEKHNKFTHGGKLSVDTKAMAGLAFACLEQANLYEPRLVAAISLAVQRVTDRILQAQTTKGTFGNIFSSPLAVQLLIATGMSKKPECPKGMDALLGSLEQGHFQNPMIMSQLLPVLDGKSYLDIATMECRAEQDTLELDTKCPGSRTVILGTKMITVQLAVEHPPSPETLYNHSIQVPSGSSLQDVLRTAAEQGPEQFTYETQNTLHGPLLTAVMGVKASNGERRYWQLLQAPDTSLQKGISDYQPQDGESIILKVSPW from the exons ATGTCTTGGCCCTCCCAGTCCAGCTCTGT TCACCTTCCAGCCCTGCTGAAACCAAAGCAACTGACCTTCCCAACCCAGACC GAGGGGGGCAACCAATTTGGATCCAGTTGCCCTGTCG AAATCCCCAGGGGAAATTCTGCTCTGATCAAATGCCTGAACATGGAGCTCTTGAGACTCAGCCAGGATCTGTCAGAGGAGCTCAACCCCAGTGTGTATGTGGCCCTTCGTCTTTCTGCTGACCACAGTCTGGAGAAAGAGGCCCAGTACCTCCAGAGACTGAAGAATGTTTTCCAGCCCAGTGCCAGCAG CTCCGTAGCAGGTGGCCAACAGAAGCAGCCCAACACGGGCCGCCTGGCTCTGTACCTCCTAGCACTGCGGGCTGCCTGCCAAGACATGGAGACGCTCGTGGGGAGGCAGCTGGTGACCCGGTTGAAGTACCATCTGCACAAGGAGAAGGAGCAGATAG CTTTCAAAGGGAACGGCCGCCCCATCACCAGTTACTACCAGTACAGCCTGGGGGTCTTGGCCCTGTGTGTCCATGGCAAGAAGATCGACACCCATGTGATCCAGAAGCTCCTGAATGCTGAGAAGCACAACAAGTTCACGCATGGCGGCAAGCTCTCCGTGG ACACCAAGGCCATGGCAGGCTTGGCCTTCGCCTGCCTGGAGCAGGCCAACCTCTACGAGCCCAGGCTAGTGGCAGCGATCAGCCTGGCTGTCCAGAGAGTGACGGACAGGATTCTCCAGGCTCAGACCACCAAGGGCACCTTCGGCAACATCTTCAGTAGCCCACTGGCCGTGCAG CTCTTGATCGCCACCGGGATGAGCAAGAAGCCAGAGTGTCCCAAAGGCATGGATGCCCTGCTGGGGAGCCTGGAACAGGGTCACTTCCAGAACCCCATGATCATGTCCCAGCTGCTGCCCGTGCTGGATGGCAAGAGCTACCTGGATATTGCCACCATGGAGTGCCGGGCAGAGCAAG ACACTTTGGAGCTAGACACCAAGTGCCCAGGATCCAGGACAGTAATTCTGGGGACCAAGATGATCACCGTTCAGCTGGCTGTGGAGCACCCTCCGAGCCCTGAGACACTGTACAACCACTCCATCCAGGTGCCCTCTGGGTCCTCCCTCCAGGACGTGCTGAGAACCGCTGCGGAGCAGGGCCCTGAGCAGTTCAC GTATGAAACCCAAAACACCCTGCATGGGCCGTTGTTAACCGCAGTGATGGGGGTGAAAGCCAGCAATGGAGAGCGGAGATactggcagctcctccaggcCCCAGACACCAGTCTTCAGAAAG GCATCTCTGACTACCAGCCTCAGGACGGAGAGTCCATCATCCTGAAGGTTAGCCCGTGGTAG